The following coding sequences lie in one Polluticoccus soli genomic window:
- a CDS encoding gliding motility-associated C-terminal domain-containing protein: protein MKRHLQSVVVLLFCLLGTSAKASHFYGADLNYTHVSGNTYTITFTVYADCNLSNPPFLSLPSATPEIEIWDGTTQINSIILAIQSPSSGTEVTPVCATQLNNTTCVSTTGTIPGVKKFVYTGTVSLGWTSTNWRFLFNGIMGSSQAGRSNTITNIQIPAMSGSLMGLEATLNNSGGPNSSPTYTTIPTPFFCINKAASYNPGTVDANNDALTYSLVPGIEVTTSSTVTYLTGYSATAPLAAATGTFNFNTTNGQLNFTPNLVQRSLVVTKVSEFRGSTLVGTSMREMTFVVLNNCNNNPPGGGISNVSGGTLVNSTTVSVCQGQGSFAFSINPTDLDGNSINVSASGIPTGASFTITNNNTIAPIGSFSWNLVGVTPGTYNFFITYTDDGCPLSSKQTQAYTINVLPQPKITFGLVSAATCTKKAKFNVTPSIAPSPWVLTVLQGTTTVHTITGITATQLDSLDPGTYTLRISSTNTCIKDTTITIAPPPVIIPSVSMVKPICFGGNDGSITITASGGLAPFQYAIGAGTFSSTNTFTGLAAGTYTLHIKDANDCLKDTTVQLLDPLAITAAVTFTSPPCNFYNSGVITVTANNGTAPYQYALNTGSFSTTNTFTGLYSGNYTLHIKDANNCLKDTIVNLPDSIAVHATAVLTHILCHGDSTGAITITANSATPPYLYKLGGGTLGTTNTFPNLWAGNHTIHIEDSNKCYLDTIITLNEPTAITSTSVVTNVSCFGLSDGSVTITAAGGTSPYNYALGAGPYGSTGVFGGLAAGSYTIHIKDANGCLKDTTITVTQPAVLAFNNIAKQEPNCFSFSDGSITITAAGGTTPYTYAIDAGLFNSSNVFSSLAAGTYVLHIKDDHGCAVDSTVTLTQPPAVQAFAQVTNSVCATLSNGKVVLSATGGVPPYQYAVGLGAYSSTPTFTGLAAGTYFFHIRDSRNCQKDTGITIIDSFVLKMTASVTNVSCFGDSTGSITVTASGGTSPYTYAKGIFGTYNSSNVFPTLKALTYLIKIKDANGCIKDSNIAVTEPPILKAFITPQNVSCFGFNDGKITVNGTGGTTPYSYAMGAGTFGSLNLFQTLPIGTYLVHVKDGKGCMFDTSIILTQPPAMGIALSVADVLCFGDSTGQVTVTGSGGVLPYDYRWDYGVYQVSNILTKINSGPHVIRVRDANGCFKDSNIVVNQPTKLEITELTIVHPTCEGFTDGRITIAAAGGITPYQYAAGGNTFTGSAAKTNLGAGSQVVQVKDNNGCIKDTVVVLTGYPAIILDEITPKDVSCFGMQDGTIEVSAHGGVQPLAYSIGSMIPDEKIFRNLKPSSYTVTVTDSKNCTKDTTVSVGSPDKIVIALTANKNDCEGFDDGGAIVSKVIGGTLPYNYAWNTKPERFSADLTGVANGTYRLAIIDANDCTDTAEATILYDNCCKPFIPDAFTPNNDGKNDKARILFKGDMTLKIFSIFNRFGEVVFTTANINDGWDGIYNGEPQDIGTYNYYVKAICGNGGNNEVEYKGTITLIR from the coding sequence ATGAAGCGACATTTACAAAGTGTTGTAGTTCTGCTGTTTTGTTTGTTGGGAACGTCAGCTAAAGCCTCCCACTTTTATGGCGCTGATCTTAACTACACCCATGTAAGCGGGAATACATATACGATAACCTTCACCGTGTATGCGGACTGTAACCTGTCAAACCCACCATTTTTATCTCTTCCTAGCGCCACTCCTGAAATTGAGATATGGGACGGAACAACACAGATAAATTCAATAATTCTCGCCATTCAAAGTCCAAGTTCAGGCACTGAGGTAACACCGGTGTGCGCAACGCAGCTGAACAATACAACTTGTGTGTCAACTACAGGTACCATTCCTGGAGTAAAAAAGTTTGTTTATACCGGCACCGTAAGCTTGGGTTGGACGTCGACCAACTGGCGCTTTTTATTTAATGGTATAATGGGTAGCAGCCAGGCCGGGCGTAGTAATACGATCACTAATATTCAGATTCCGGCAATGAGTGGCAGTCTTATGGGGCTGGAAGCTACATTAAACAACTCGGGTGGGCCTAACTCCTCTCCTACCTACACAACAATACCCACTCCATTCTTTTGCATCAATAAGGCAGCTAGCTATAATCCTGGTACTGTTGACGCAAACAATGACGCACTCACATATAGCCTTGTTCCCGGTATCGAGGTGACTACATCCAGCACCGTAACCTACTTGACCGGCTATTCGGCTACGGCACCTTTGGCTGCCGCCACCGGTACATTCAATTTCAACACAACAAACGGCCAATTGAATTTTACACCTAATCTTGTACAACGTTCGCTTGTTGTTACTAAGGTTTCTGAATTCAGAGGCTCAACCCTTGTGGGTACTAGTATGCGCGAGATGACGTTTGTTGTCCTTAATAACTGCAACAACAATCCTCCCGGCGGTGGTATCAGCAATGTATCGGGCGGCACACTTGTCAACTCAACGACTGTATCAGTTTGCCAGGGACAGGGCAGCTTTGCTTTTAGTATTAATCCGACCGACCTGGATGGAAATAGCATTAATGTATCAGCATCAGGTATCCCGACAGGAGCATCGTTTACAATAACAAATAATAATACTATAGCACCCATAGGCAGTTTTTCATGGAACCTTGTTGGGGTAACCCCAGGTACCTATAACTTTTTTATTACTTACACGGACGATGGCTGCCCACTGTCAAGCAAACAAACACAGGCGTATACCATCAACGTGTTGCCTCAACCTAAAATAACGTTCGGCCTGGTGTCGGCGGCTACCTGTACTAAGAAGGCCAAATTCAATGTTACGCCGTCAATAGCACCGTCTCCCTGGGTGCTGACTGTATTGCAGGGCACTACCACTGTTCACACTATTACGGGTATTACCGCCACACAATTGGATAGCCTGGATCCCGGCACGTATACTCTGAGAATATCATCCACCAATACGTGTATCAAAGATACGACGATCACCATTGCTCCTCCGCCGGTCATAATTCCATCGGTGTCAATGGTAAAACCCATCTGTTTTGGTGGTAATGATGGTAGCATCACAATAACAGCGAGCGGCGGCCTTGCGCCTTTTCAATACGCCATTGGTGCAGGGACTTTTTCTTCAACAAATACCTTTACAGGCTTAGCGGCAGGTACATATACTTTACATATTAAGGATGCCAACGACTGTTTAAAAGATACAACCGTTCAATTATTAGATCCATTGGCGATAACGGCGGCAGTTACCTTTACGTCTCCACCCTGCAACTTTTATAATAGTGGAGTGATTACGGTTACTGCAAACAATGGTACTGCTCCGTACCAGTATGCGTTGAACACCGGCAGTTTTAGCACTACCAATACTTTCACAGGTCTCTACTCCGGCAACTACACCTTACATATAAAGGATGCGAATAACTGTCTAAAGGATACGATCGTTAATCTACCGGATTCTATCGCAGTGCACGCTACTGCGGTGCTTACACATATACTTTGTCACGGTGATAGCACTGGTGCGATTACGATAACCGCCAATTCTGCTACACCTCCATATTTGTATAAGCTGGGAGGCGGTACATTAGGTACAACAAATACATTCCCAAACCTTTGGGCGGGAAACCATACGATACATATCGAGGATTCCAATAAATGTTATCTCGACACGATAATTACCCTTAATGAACCTACGGCGATTACCAGTACTTCAGTTGTGACAAATGTGTCGTGCTTTGGTCTGTCAGACGGATCTGTTACGATCACGGCCGCAGGCGGCACCAGCCCGTATAATTATGCCCTTGGAGCCGGACCCTATGGCTCTACAGGTGTTTTTGGCGGACTTGCAGCAGGTAGCTATACCATTCATATTAAAGACGCAAATGGCTGCCTGAAGGATACCACGATCACGGTCACCCAGCCAGCTGTATTAGCATTTAACAACATTGCAAAGCAGGAGCCGAATTGCTTCAGTTTCTCCGATGGGTCGATAACAATTACAGCTGCCGGTGGAACAACTCCATATACCTATGCAATAGATGCCGGACTTTTTAACAGCAGTAACGTCTTTTCAAGTCTCGCTGCGGGAACATATGTATTGCATATAAAGGACGACCACGGTTGTGCAGTCGATTCTACAGTTACTTTAACACAGCCACCGGCCGTACAGGCCTTTGCACAAGTCACTAACTCAGTTTGTGCTACACTAAGCAATGGTAAAGTCGTCCTGAGTGCCACAGGTGGTGTTCCGCCATACCAATATGCGGTTGGTTTGGGAGCGTATTCATCAACGCCGACTTTTACCGGTCTTGCGGCAGGCACTTATTTTTTTCACATAAGGGATAGCCGTAACTGTCAGAAAGACACTGGCATTACCATAATCGATTCGTTTGTATTGAAGATGACTGCTTCTGTAACGAACGTATCCTGTTTTGGGGATAGCACTGGATCAATAACAGTAACAGCAAGTGGCGGTACCTCTCCCTACACGTATGCTAAAGGCATATTTGGTACATACAATTCTTCTAATGTATTCCCCACCTTAAAGGCCCTTACTTATCTCATTAAGATAAAGGATGCCAACGGCTGTATCAAAGACAGCAATATTGCAGTGACTGAACCACCAATCCTTAAAGCCTTTATCACGCCTCAGAACGTTTCTTGTTTTGGGTTTAATGATGGTAAGATCACAGTGAATGGTACAGGTGGTACAACACCATACTCATACGCCATGGGAGCCGGAACGTTTGGAAGCCTGAATCTTTTCCAGACCCTGCCAATAGGTACTTATTTAGTGCATGTAAAAGACGGCAAAGGTTGCATGTTTGATACGTCTATAATACTCACACAGCCCCCTGCCATGGGCATCGCATTATCTGTCGCTGACGTTTTATGCTTTGGCGATAGCACTGGCCAGGTAACAGTGACCGGATCAGGCGGTGTCTTGCCATATGACTATCGTTGGGATTACGGTGTTTATCAAGTGAGTAACATATTGACCAAAATAAACTCAGGTCCTCACGTGATTCGCGTGCGAGATGCCAATGGATGCTTTAAGGACAGCAATATCGTGGTGAATCAACCGACGAAGCTCGAGATAACTGAGTTGACAATAGTGCACCCGACTTGCGAGGGCTTCACAGATGGCCGAATAACAATTGCAGCGGCAGGAGGCATTACACCTTATCAATATGCCGCGGGTGGCAATACGTTCACTGGAAGTGCTGCAAAAACAAATCTTGGCGCAGGAAGCCAGGTAGTTCAAGTGAAGGACAATAACGGCTGTATAAAAGACACCGTCGTGGTACTTACCGGTTATCCGGCGATCATTCTGGACGAGATCACTCCTAAAGATGTAAGTTGCTTTGGGATGCAGGATGGCACCATCGAGGTGTCAGCTCATGGAGGCGTGCAGCCTCTTGCCTATTCAATAGGCAGTATGATACCTGATGAAAAAATATTTAGGAATCTAAAACCGTCGTCTTACACTGTTACCGTAACCGATAGCAAGAATTGTACAAAAGACACGACTGTTTCTGTAGGCTCACCTGATAAAATAGTTATAGCACTGACCGCCAATAAAAACGATTGCGAAGGATTTGACGACGGTGGTGCAATCGTTTCAAAGGTTATTGGTGGTACGCTGCCTTATAACTATGCCTGGAATACCAAACCAGAACGCTTCAGTGCGGATCTGACGGGAGTAGCAAATGGCACATATCGTCTTGCGATCATTGACGCTAATGATTGTACTGATACCGCTGAGGCAACTATTCTTTATGATAATTGCTGCAAACCATTCATTCCTGATGCCTTTACACCCAATAATGACGGAAAGAATGATAAGGCACGTATTCTGTTTAAAGGCGATATGACCCTTAAGATCTTCTCTATATTCAATAGGTTTGGCGAGGTTGTATTTACTACTGCCAACATCAACGACGGGTGGGATGGCATATACAATGGAGAACCGCAGGATATTGGCACATATAACTATTATGTTAAGGCGATATGCGGTAACGGTGGCAATAATGAGGTGGAGTATAAAGGCACAATTACCCTTATAAGGTAG
- a CDS encoding DUF5606 domain-containing protein — translation MEYREIVAVTGLGGLFQLLATKSDGAIVRNLSDKSTKFISARLHNVTPLESIEVYTTGDNVRLHEVFKKMQDNEGSIAIVDGKTADNAAIKNYFKSIFPDFDEERVYVSDMKKMLKWYDLLKGNDLLKFEEVAEEALVEEAIEAPAKASKAKATAAAEATAEEGPAEKPAKKARAKKAAEPAEAGEEKPAKKTARKKKTEE, via the coding sequence ATGGAATACAGAGAAATCGTTGCCGTAACAGGATTGGGTGGTCTTTTTCAACTGCTCGCGACAAAAAGTGATGGTGCTATCGTGCGTAACCTTAGCGACAAGTCAACTAAGTTTATTTCAGCTCGTTTGCACAATGTAACCCCGCTGGAAAGCATCGAGGTGTACACCACAGGTGACAACGTTCGCTTACACGAGGTGTTTAAAAAGATGCAGGACAACGAAGGCAGCATTGCTATCGTTGACGGCAAAACTGCCGATAATGCTGCTATCAAAAACTATTTCAAATCGATCTTCCCTGATTTTGATGAGGAGCGCGTGTACGTAAGCGACATGAAGAAGATGCTGAAATGGTATGACCTGTTGAAAGGAAACGATCTGCTGAAATTTGAAGAGGTTGCTGAAGAAGCACTGGTTGAAGAAGCTATAGAAGCTCCCGCAAAAGCAAGCAAGGCAAAGGCGACTGCAGCTGCGGAAGCAACGGCTGAAGAGGGCCCGGCAGAAAAGCCTGCAAAGAAAGCGCGTGCAAAGAAAGCAGCTGAACCAGCTGAAGCTGGCGAAGAAAAGCCTGCAAAGAAAACAGCGCGTAAAAAGAAAACAGAAGAATAG
- a CDS encoding glycoside hydrolase family 10 protein has protein sequence MTRTSLIIFFSFLVQTVFAQSPKREFRAAWIATVSNIDWPSKPGLPANQQQQEFIRRLDQLQSVGCNAVIVQVRPAADAFYESAFEPWSRYLTGKQGLPPSPYYDPLQFMINETHKRNMEFHAWFNPYRVLTDSKKNPNPPGHVSRTHPDWLISYGGKTQFDPGIPEVREYVLSIIMDVVKRYDIDAVHLDDYFYPYRIAGQEFGDAKSYARYKGNLTNKDDWRRNNVSMFILALHNQVRAVKPYVKIGISPFGVWRNASKDPEGSPTRGGQTNYDDLYADVLFWMKKGWIDYLLPQLYWEHGHRAAAFEVLLPWWERHSYGRHVYYGLGLYRMVDATSGVWSGTRELLSQIHDIRRLANNPGYSLYSSSNFDKIRVPIKDSLAKYTAYPAFPPQMKWLDSIAPQPPVLKLAKSKSGNLLEWKVPKNDDAVCFAVYKFINNEPINLERTDRIIKVQSAPALLDFNMDDVPTVKYAVTAFDRLWNESPPSNVIEISRKH, from the coding sequence ATGACGCGCACCTCGTTGATCATTTTTTTCAGTTTTCTCGTTCAAACCGTATTCGCACAAAGCCCCAAACGTGAGTTTAGGGCAGCATGGATTGCAACTGTATCTAATATCGACTGGCCTTCCAAGCCTGGGTTACCGGCCAACCAACAACAACAAGAATTTATCCGGCGGCTCGACCAACTGCAGTCTGTAGGATGCAATGCGGTAATCGTGCAGGTGCGGCCGGCGGCTGATGCATTCTACGAGTCGGCTTTCGAGCCATGGAGCCGGTATCTCACTGGCAAGCAAGGGCTGCCACCTAGCCCATATTACGACCCCCTGCAGTTCATGATCAACGAAACGCACAAGCGCAATATGGAATTTCACGCCTGGTTTAATCCTTACCGGGTGCTGACTGACAGCAAAAAGAATCCCAACCCTCCCGGCCATGTATCGCGTACGCATCCCGACTGGTTAATTTCATACGGTGGAAAGACGCAGTTTGATCCGGGTATTCCGGAAGTAAGGGAGTATGTGCTCAGCATCATCATGGATGTGGTAAAACGTTACGATATTGACGCAGTGCATCTTGACGACTATTTCTATCCCTATCGTATAGCAGGTCAGGAGTTTGGCGATGCAAAAAGTTATGCCCGCTATAAGGGCAACCTGACCAATAAAGATGACTGGCGCCGCAATAATGTAAGCATGTTTATATTGGCTCTTCACAACCAGGTTAGAGCTGTAAAACCCTATGTGAAGATCGGCATCAGCCCATTTGGGGTTTGGCGCAATGCCAGCAAAGATCCGGAGGGGTCGCCAACTAGAGGCGGCCAAACAAACTATGACGATCTGTATGCCGACGTATTGTTTTGGATGAAGAAAGGATGGATCGATTATTTGCTGCCGCAATTGTATTGGGAACATGGACACAGGGCCGCCGCGTTTGAAGTGTTATTGCCTTGGTGGGAACGGCATAGCTATGGCAGGCATGTGTACTATGGTCTGGGCCTCTATCGGATGGTAGACGCAACGAGCGGCGTTTGGTCGGGTACCCGGGAATTGTTGTCTCAGATACACGACATAAGGCGCCTCGCTAACAATCCGGGATACTCTCTGTATAGTAGTTCTAATTTCGACAAAATTCGCGTTCCTATAAAAGACAGCCTGGCGAAGTATACAGCATATCCGGCATTCCCGCCGCAAATGAAATGGTTAGATAGCATAGCGCCGCAGCCACCAGTGTTGAAGCTGGCAAAATCAAAAAGCGGTAATCTACTGGAATGGAAAGTGCCGAAAAATGACGATGCCGTTTGTTTCGCTGTATACAAGTTCATCAATAACGAACCTATCAACCTGGAGCGTACAGACCGCATCATCAAAGTACAGTCTGCACCGGCTCTGCTGGACTTCAATATGGATGACGTGCCGACTGTAAAATATGCGGTAACTGCCTTTGATCGGTTATGGAATGAGAGCCCTCCAAGTAATGTGATAGAAATTTCACGCAAGCATTGA
- a CDS encoding ABC transporter substrate-binding protein, translated as MYNRVKIFAALLWLCFISSSAFQSCRSAQKQQAENIFYLNLSSGVLESMDPAFAKALYMMWASHMLYNTLVETDSNLHLVPSLAKSWEVDPSGLVYTFYLRNDVYFHNAPQFPSGKGRKMTADDVVYSFNRLIDPKVASTGAWIFNGRVAGQEPFVAVNDTTVQIKLIAPFRPLPAILSMPYCSIVPREVAEHWGKDFRSHPCGTGPFQLKHWDEGNIIILHKNPQYWEKDNTGKRLPYIDAVHISCVDSKATEFFLFLQGKLDFVNGLDGSFKDLILSKNGELKNEFKGKFKLRKGTYLDTEYLGFLTDSTSPVIKTSSIKNVLVRQAINYAIDREKIVTYFRNGIGIPATSGFIPAGMPGYDTSGRYGYTYDPAKSIDLLKKAGFPNGKGLTPIKILTPDNWSDVINFVATQLQEVGIPIQVEVIQPNILKQEMSRSQAMFFRAQWIADYPDAETYLTVFNSRMPAPPNYTRFNNAAFDRLYDESMNTPDTTRWELYKKLDSLAISQAPLVPLYYDQLLHFTQNRISGMTANPMNLIDLKRVKISPQ; from the coding sequence ATGTATAACCGGGTCAAAATATTTGCTGCGCTCCTTTGGCTGTGCTTTATTTCAAGCTCAGCCTTCCAGAGCTGCCGGTCAGCCCAAAAACAACAGGCGGAAAATATCTTTTACCTGAACTTGTCAAGCGGTGTGCTTGAATCAATGGACCCGGCCTTTGCTAAAGCGTTGTACATGATGTGGGCCAGTCACATGCTCTATAATACGCTGGTTGAAACAGACTCAAACCTGCACCTTGTGCCATCACTGGCTAAAAGCTGGGAAGTAGACCCTAGCGGGCTGGTGTACACCTTTTATTTGCGCAATGATGTCTATTTTCACAACGCTCCGCAGTTCCCGTCAGGCAAGGGCAGGAAGATGACAGCCGATGATGTTGTTTATAGTTTCAACAGGCTTATTGATCCTAAAGTTGCATCGACAGGAGCCTGGATATTCAATGGCCGGGTAGCTGGACAAGAACCATTTGTCGCAGTAAATGATACGACTGTACAAATTAAACTCATCGCCCCATTCAGGCCGCTGCCCGCTATCTTAAGTATGCCTTATTGCAGCATTGTTCCTCGCGAGGTTGCTGAGCACTGGGGCAAAGATTTCCGTTCACACCCTTGTGGCACCGGCCCTTTTCAGCTAAAGCATTGGGACGAAGGCAACATCATTATCCTGCATAAGAATCCCCAATACTGGGAAAAAGACAACACAGGTAAGAGACTTCCTTATATAGACGCCGTGCATATTAGCTGTGTGGACAGTAAAGCCACTGAATTCTTCCTTTTCTTACAAGGCAAGCTGGACTTCGTAAACGGATTGGACGGATCATTTAAAGACTTGATCCTTTCAAAGAATGGAGAGCTAAAAAATGAATTCAAAGGGAAATTCAAGCTTCGCAAAGGCACTTATCTCGATACGGAATATCTCGGCTTTTTGACCGATAGCACCAGTCCTGTTATTAAAACTAGTTCGATAAAAAACGTACTCGTTCGTCAGGCGATCAATTATGCTATAGACAGAGAAAAAATCGTTACTTATTTCCGCAATGGTATTGGTATACCTGCAACTTCTGGCTTCATTCCCGCAGGTATGCCGGGTTATGATACTTCAGGCCGCTATGGCTATACCTACGATCCGGCAAAGTCCATAGACCTGCTAAAAAAGGCTGGATTCCCGAATGGAAAGGGTCTCACGCCGATCAAAATACTTACGCCCGACAATTGGTCTGACGTTATCAATTTCGTTGCCACGCAGCTACAGGAAGTAGGCATACCGATACAGGTAGAAGTGATACAACCCAATATCCTGAAACAGGAAATGAGCCGTTCACAGGCCATGTTTTTCCGGGCCCAGTGGATAGCCGATTATCCCGATGCAGAAACATATCTTACCGTATTCAACAGCCGTATGCCTGCTCCTCCAAACTATACAAGATTCAATAATGCTGCTTTCGATCGATTGTATGACGAAAGCATGAATACTCCCGATACCACCCGATGGGAACTGTACAAAAAACTAGATAGCCTGGCTATTAGCCAGGCTCCCTTAGTTCCTTTATACTATGATCAGCTACTTCACTTCACTCAGAACAGGATCAGCGGAATGACGGCGAATCCCATGAATCTTATCGATCTGAAACGAGTGAAGATCTCGCCACAATAG
- a CDS encoding pyridoxine 5'-phosphate synthase — MPTKLSVNINKIATLRNSRGGNNPDVLQVAIDCQKFGADGITVHPRPDERHIRYSDVHAIKPIITTEFNIEGNPLEDKFVDLVLAVKPAQVTLVPDDPGQLTSNHGWDTINKQDYLRTIISTFKKAGIRVSIFVDPVENLVAAAADTGTDRIELYTEAYAKTFHKNPEEAIADYVKAAVVAQQKNLGLNAGHDLDLKNLAYFAKNIPGLLEVSIGHALISDALYYGLENTIQLYKRQLHISSNK; from the coding sequence ATGCCAACAAAGCTCTCTGTCAACATCAATAAGATCGCAACATTACGCAACAGCAGAGGAGGTAATAATCCTGACGTGCTGCAAGTAGCGATAGATTGCCAGAAGTTTGGTGCCGATGGCATTACTGTTCATCCCCGTCCCGACGAGAGACATATCAGGTATAGCGATGTACATGCTATCAAGCCGATCATCACTACTGAGTTTAACATAGAGGGCAATCCGCTGGAGGACAAGTTTGTAGACCTTGTCTTAGCTGTAAAACCTGCCCAAGTAACCCTGGTACCCGATGATCCCGGACAATTGACATCCAATCATGGTTGGGATACGATCAATAAGCAGGATTACCTCAGAACTATCATTTCCACTTTCAAGAAAGCCGGCATCAGGGTATCGATATTTGTAGATCCGGTAGAGAATCTGGTGGCTGCGGCAGCAGATACCGGTACTGACAGAATAGAACTTTATACTGAAGCCTACGCAAAGACCTTTCATAAGAATCCCGAAGAGGCCATTGCGGATTATGTAAAAGCTGCGGTGGTGGCCCAACAGAAGAACCTCGGTTTGAACGCTGGTCACGATCTTGATTTAAAAAACTTAGCATACTTTGCAAAGAATATTCCCGGATTGTTAGAGGTTTCTATCGGTCATGCCTTGATCTCTGACGCCTTGTATTATGGCTTGGAGAACACAATACAGCTATACAAGCGACAGTTACATATATCATCTAACAAATAA